A window of Ruania suaedae contains these coding sequences:
- a CDS encoding TlpA family protein disulfide reductase yields the protein MTQSPSRRRVLTAALAAAGLTGTALAGCSSDATTTADSEVGTGYVSGDGSVQTWPVAERGEVVDLAGVTYTEEAVDLADWRGDVVVLNFWYAECPPCRAEAPDLAQVHEDYSGQGVHLLGVNHTNAPATALAFERRFEVPYPSLDDSDAEGVAAMQGVVPLQAMPSTVVLDQQGRVAARVVGRVEASTLSGLIDDVLAEAP from the coding sequence GTGACCCAGTCGCCCTCCCGGCGCCGCGTGCTCACCGCCGCGCTGGCTGCGGCCGGCCTGACGGGTACGGCCCTGGCCGGCTGCAGCAGCGACGCGACGACCACCGCCGACTCGGAGGTGGGTACCGGCTACGTCTCCGGCGACGGCAGCGTCCAGACCTGGCCGGTGGCCGAGCGTGGTGAGGTGGTCGACCTCGCCGGCGTCACCTACACCGAGGAGGCGGTGGACCTGGCCGACTGGCGGGGCGACGTCGTCGTGCTCAACTTCTGGTACGCCGAGTGCCCGCCCTGCCGTGCCGAGGCGCCGGACCTGGCTCAGGTGCACGAGGACTACTCCGGCCAGGGCGTGCACCTGCTCGGGGTCAACCACACCAACGCACCGGCCACGGCGCTGGCGTTCGAGCGGCGCTTCGAGGTGCCCTACCCCAGCCTCGACGACAGCGACGCCGAGGGGGTCGCCGCCATGCAGGGCGTGGTGCCACTGCAGGCGATGCCCAGCACGGTCGTGCTCGATCAGCAGGGCCGGGTGGCGGCCCGCGTGGTCGGCCGGGTCGAGGCGAGCACCTTGAGCGGGCTGATCGACGACGTCCTGGCCGAGGCGCCGTGA
- a CDS encoding histidine phosphatase family protein — protein MVYTTVHLIRHGEVYNPDRVLYGRLEGYPLSERGRQMADRVAATLRDQGSDVIDVTASPLQRAQETATPIAAAFGLPLGTDDRVIEAGNYFEGTSVAKDPRHLLRPGRMLRLHNPWRPSWGEPYTEVIERMTAAIRDARARAEGHEAVLVSHQLPIWTMRRHLEGRSMLHDPRRRRTTLASVTSLTFDDGTLITVDYTEPCRDLLPDPSTAVLP, from the coding sequence ATGGTCTACACCACGGTCCATCTGATCCGGCACGGCGAGGTCTACAACCCCGATCGCGTGCTGTACGGACGCCTGGAGGGCTACCCCTTGTCCGAGCGTGGCCGGCAGATGGCCGACCGAGTGGCGGCGACGTTGCGGGACCAGGGCTCCGACGTGATCGACGTGACCGCCTCACCGCTGCAGCGGGCGCAGGAGACCGCGACCCCGATCGCCGCGGCCTTCGGCCTGCCGCTGGGGACCGACGACCGGGTCATCGAGGCGGGCAACTACTTCGAGGGCACGTCCGTGGCGAAGGACCCGCGCCATCTGCTCCGACCGGGCCGGATGCTGCGGCTGCACAACCCGTGGCGGCCCTCCTGGGGTGAGCCCTACACCGAGGTGATCGAGCGGATGACCGCGGCGATCCGGGACGCCCGGGCGCGTGCCGAGGGCCACGAAGCGGTCCTGGTCTCCCACCAGCTGCCGATCTGGACGATGCGGCGCCACCTCGAGGGCCGCAGCATGTTGCACGACCCGCGCCGCCGCAGGACCACCCTGGCCTCGGTCACGTCCCTGACCTTCGACGACGGCACGCTGATCACCGTCGACTACACCGAGCCGTGCCGGGACCTGCTCCCGGACCCCTCGACGGCGGTGCTCCCGTGA
- a CDS encoding MarR family winged helix-turn-helix transcriptional regulator gives MAEPRWLDVEQQRHWRSVLAGMWSLFDALGRDLEDAADLSMNEYEVMVRLSESEDRTMRMSRLAHDVVSSRSRLTHTVRRMEAAGLVERRSAPDDGRGVDCVLTEKGFDRLRTAAPWHVESVRRRLVDVLTPEQLEAVGEAFALVVQEIDSGSDDRRAHRAG, from the coding sequence ATGGCAGAGCCGCGGTGGCTGGACGTCGAGCAGCAGCGTCACTGGCGCTCGGTGCTCGCAGGGATGTGGTCGCTCTTCGACGCGCTCGGCCGGGATCTCGAGGACGCCGCCGACCTGTCGATGAACGAGTACGAGGTCATGGTCCGCCTCAGTGAGAGCGAGGATCGGACGATGCGGATGTCCCGCCTCGCCCATGACGTGGTCTCCTCCCGTTCGAGGCTGACACACACCGTCCGCCGGATGGAAGCGGCCGGCCTCGTCGAACGCCGCAGCGCCCCCGACGACGGGCGCGGGGTCGACTGTGTGCTCACCGAGAAAGGCTTCGACCGGTTGCGGACGGCCGCCCCCTGGCATGTGGAGTCGGTGCGACGGCGCCTGGTGGACGTGCTCACGCCGGAGCAGCTCGAGGCGGTCGGGGAGGCGTTCGCCCTGGTCGTGCAGGAGATCGACTCCGGCAGCGATGACCGGCGGGCCCACCGGGCGGGGTGA
- a CDS encoding YceI family protein, which translates to MSTIPAGTYAIDTVHSEVGFVVRHSGISKVRGRFTEFSGSITIAENFADSSAQVTIQSGSVHTGNEQRDGHLTSPDFWDAAANPEWTFVSTSVEGSGDEFTLHGDLTVNGVTKPVALAVELEGALADAEGEEKVGFSAQTSISRKDYGLTWNVALEGGGLLVGDKVTISIEVQAAKQAVAAQA; encoded by the coding sequence ATGAGCACCATCCCCGCCGGCACCTACGCCATCGACACCGTCCACAGCGAGGTCGGCTTCGTCGTCCGCCACTCCGGCATCTCCAAGGTGCGCGGTCGGTTCACCGAGTTCTCCGGCAGCATCACGATCGCCGAGAACTTCGCCGACTCCTCCGCGCAGGTCACCATCCAGTCCGGCTCGGTGCACACCGGCAACGAGCAGCGCGACGGTCACCTGACCAGCCCGGACTTCTGGGACGCCGCCGCCAACCCGGAGTGGACCTTCGTCTCCACCTCGGTCGAGGGAAGTGGCGACGAGTTCACCCTGCACGGTGACCTCACGGTCAACGGCGTCACCAAGCCGGTGGCACTCGCGGTCGAGCTCGAGGGCGCCCTGGCCGACGCCGAGGGCGAGGAAAAGGTCGGCTTCTCCGCGCAGACCTCGATCTCCCGCAAGGACTACGGCCTGACCTGGAACGTCGCCCTCGAGGGCGGCGGGCTGCTGGTGGGCGACAAGGTCACCATCTCCATCGAGGTGCAGGCGGCCAAGCAGGCCGTCGCCGCCCAGGCCTGA
- a CDS encoding glutaredoxin family protein, with protein MDARVILYSRAGCHLCEDARRVVRVISERRGVGWAEVDIDTDAQLRAQYGEVVPVVVVDGAQVGYFRIDPARLESALG; from the coding sequence GTGGATGCACGCGTGATTCTCTACTCCCGGGCCGGCTGCCATCTCTGCGAGGACGCGAGAAGGGTGGTGCGGGTGATCAGCGAACGCCGGGGCGTGGGCTGGGCGGAGGTCGACATCGACACCGATGCGCAGCTGAGGGCGCAGTACGGGGAGGTGGTGCCCGTCGTCGTCGTCGACGGTGCCCAGGTGGGGTACTTCCGGATCGATCCGGCCCGCCTGGAGTCGGCGCTGGGCTGA
- a CDS encoding 30S ribosomal protein bS22, whose amino-acid sequence MGSVIKKRRKRMAKKKHRKLLRRTRHQRRNKK is encoded by the coding sequence GTGGGTTCAGTCATCAAGAAGCGTCGTAAGCGGATGGCGAAGAAGAAGCACCGCAAGCTGCTCCGCAGGACGCGTCACCAGCGCCGCAACAAGAAGTAG
- a CDS encoding helix-turn-helix domain-containing protein has product MADDGAPRFLTVAEVAEMARVSRMTVYRMVHSGELPAIRVGKSYRVPQAAAEEMLSGSLGEWNDPRTASGH; this is encoded by the coding sequence ATGGCCGATGACGGTGCACCGCGCTTCCTCACGGTTGCCGAGGTGGCCGAGATGGCCAGGGTCTCCCGGATGACGGTCTACCGCATGGTGCACTCCGGCGAGCTGCCGGCTATCCGGGTCGGTAAGTCCTATCGCGTCCCGCAGGCGGCTGCCGAGGAGATGCTCTCCGGCAGCCTCGGCGAGTGGAACGACCCGCGGACGGCGTCGGGGCACTGA
- a CDS encoding acetoin utilization protein AcuC, with product MPCPVTLPWSEELLSYDFGPGHPMAPVRLRLTVELMSELGLLQAPGVEVVEARPASDEELARVHERAYIAAVRAASAGVPDRSRGLGTTDDPIFAGMHEAAARIVGATLTGARAVWQETPARAVSIAGGMHHAMPGRAGGFCIYNDAAVAISWLLDAGCERVLYLDIDAHHGDGVERAFWDDPRVVTISIHQSGQTLFPGTGFAQDVGGPHARGSAVNLALPEGTGDEAWLRGIEAVAGPVVGQFAPQVIVSQHGCDTHRRDPLTGLDITIDAQRAAAVMIEEWAVAHTDGRWLATGGGGYDVLWTVPRSWAHLLAVSAGVPIPAATELPPAWVERVLVLVDGEGPGTMSDGGAAGFRRWTEGYDPADPVDQAIAATRRAAFPWRGLDPLTAE from the coding sequence ATGCCCTGCCCCGTCACGCTGCCCTGGAGCGAGGAGCTGCTCTCCTACGATTTCGGGCCCGGGCACCCGATGGCTCCCGTCCGGCTGCGCCTGACCGTCGAGCTGATGTCCGAGCTCGGGCTGCTGCAGGCCCCTGGCGTCGAGGTGGTCGAAGCCAGGCCGGCCTCGGACGAGGAGCTGGCGCGGGTGCACGAGCGTGCCTACATCGCCGCGGTGCGGGCGGCCTCGGCAGGGGTGCCGGACCGCTCCCGGGGACTGGGCACCACCGATGACCCGATCTTCGCCGGGATGCACGAGGCCGCCGCGCGCATCGTGGGTGCGACCCTCACCGGTGCGCGCGCCGTGTGGCAGGAGACGCCGGCGAGGGCCGTGAGCATCGCCGGGGGGATGCATCATGCGATGCCCGGACGTGCCGGGGGCTTCTGCATCTACAACGACGCCGCGGTGGCGATCTCCTGGTTGCTGGACGCCGGGTGCGAGCGGGTCCTCTACCTCGACATCGACGCCCACCACGGTGACGGCGTCGAACGTGCCTTCTGGGACGACCCGCGCGTGGTGACGATCTCGATCCACCAGAGCGGGCAGACGTTGTTCCCGGGCACCGGGTTCGCCCAGGACGTCGGCGGTCCGCACGCACGGGGCTCGGCAGTCAACCTGGCGCTGCCCGAGGGTACCGGGGACGAGGCATGGTTGCGGGGGATCGAGGCCGTCGCCGGACCGGTCGTGGGTCAGTTCGCCCCGCAGGTGATCGTGAGCCAGCACGGGTGCGACACCCACCGCCGGGATCCGCTCACCGGGCTCGACATCACGATCGACGCCCAGCGTGCGGCCGCGGTGATGATCGAGGAATGGGCGGTCGCGCACACCGACGGGCGCTGGCTGGCCACCGGTGGTGGGGGATACGACGTGCTCTGGACGGTTCCCCGGTCCTGGGCCCACCTGCTCGCCGTCAGCGCGGGTGTGCCGATACCGGCTGCCACCGAGCTCCCTCCCGCATGGGTCGAGCGTGTGCTCGTCCTCGTGGACGGCGAGGGCCCGGGCACGATGTCCGACGGCGGTGCGGCCGGCTTCCGCCGCTGGACCGAGGGATACGACCCTGCCGATCCGGTCGATCAGGCGATCGCCGCCACCCGCCGGGCCGCCTTCCCGTGGCGCGGCCTGGACCCGCTCACGGCGGAGTGA
- a CDS encoding TrkH family potassium uptake protein: MARVRTPSPGDDAGVLTRVRERVDAVARHSPARLTLMVFASVIGLVTTLLSLPLATSDGDRAPFVDALFTATSAVCVTGLVTVDTATYWSPFGQAVILIGIQIGGLGVMTLASILGLAVSRRIGLTQKLLAAAETKTTRLGEVGSLLRVVLVTIAVIETALWIVLFPKFLLIGYSFGEALWHSLFQAVSIFNNAGFIIEEGGLGQYAGDWWMVLPIIIGGFIGALGFPAILSVARSWRRPGRWSLHAKLTVATSALLWAAGALLIGALEWGNPRSFGPLPVADKILNAMLAGMTPRSSGFSTVDIASMTESTWLVQDALMFVGGGSASTAGGIKVTTFAVMVLAILAEARGDPDIEAFGRRIAPTVLRLAVAVAFVGASLVGAGTLALLVLTDLHLDVILFEVISAFATCGLSTGITANLPDSAKYVLSALMFTGRLGTMTMAAALAVRDRRRVIRLPEERPTIG; encoded by the coding sequence GTGGCACGCGTGCGCACCCCTAGCCCCGGCGACGACGCCGGCGTGCTCACCCGGGTGAGGGAGCGGGTCGACGCCGTCGCCAGGCACTCCCCGGCTCGCCTGACCCTGATGGTGTTCGCTTCGGTGATCGGGCTCGTCACCACCCTGCTCTCGCTGCCCCTCGCCACCAGCGACGGCGACCGCGCCCCCTTTGTGGACGCCCTCTTCACCGCCACCTCCGCGGTGTGCGTCACCGGCCTCGTCACTGTCGACACCGCCACCTACTGGTCCCCGTTCGGGCAGGCGGTCATCCTGATCGGCATCCAGATCGGCGGACTCGGCGTGATGACGCTCGCCTCGATCCTCGGCCTGGCCGTCTCCCGCCGGATCGGTCTGACGCAGAAGCTGCTGGCCGCGGCCGAGACCAAGACCACCCGCCTGGGGGAGGTCGGCTCACTGCTGCGGGTGGTGCTGGTGACGATCGCGGTGATCGAGACCGCGCTGTGGATCGTGCTCTTCCCGAAGTTCCTGCTGATCGGGTACTCGTTCGGCGAGGCGCTGTGGCACAGCCTGTTCCAGGCCGTCTCGATCTTCAACAACGCCGGCTTCATCATCGAGGAAGGCGGCCTGGGCCAGTACGCCGGGGACTGGTGGATGGTGCTGCCGATCATCATCGGTGGCTTCATCGGGGCACTCGGCTTTCCGGCGATCCTCTCGGTCGCTCGCAGCTGGCGCCGGCCCGGCCGCTGGTCGCTGCATGCGAAGCTGACCGTGGCGACCAGCGCCCTGCTGTGGGCAGCAGGAGCCCTGCTGATCGGTGCGCTGGAGTGGGGCAACCCGCGCTCCTTCGGCCCGCTGCCCGTCGCCGACAAGATCCTGAACGCGATGCTCGCGGGAATGACGCCCCGATCCTCCGGCTTCTCCACGGTCGACATCGCCTCGATGACCGAGAGCACCTGGCTGGTCCAGGACGCGCTGATGTTCGTCGGGGGCGGCAGCGCCTCCACTGCCGGCGGGATCAAGGTGACCACCTTCGCCGTCATGGTGCTGGCGATCCTGGCAGAGGCGCGAGGCGACCCGGACATCGAGGCGTTCGGACGGCGCATCGCCCCGACCGTGCTACGTCTGGCCGTGGCGGTGGCGTTCGTCGGCGCAAGCCTGGTGGGCGCCGGGACGCTGGCGCTGCTGGTACTGACCGACCTGCACCTGGACGTCATCCTGTTCGAGGTGATCTCGGCCTTCGCCACGTGCGGCCTGAGTACCGGGATCACCGCCAACCTTCCCGACTCCGCGAAGTACGTGCTGAGCGCCCTGATGTTCACCGGGCGGTTGGGCACGATGACCATGGCGGCGGCGCTGGCCGTCCGGGACCGCCGCCGCGTGATCCGACTCCCCGAGGAGAGGCCGACCATTGGATAA
- a CDS encoding potassium channel family protein → MDKKFSRGNAPQVDQGADASVLVIGLGRFGGSLAATLDELGRDVLAVERDPALIRDWTGRIPLVEADASNPVALEQLGVQDFPIAVVGVGTSLEASVLITGNLVDLGTPLIWAKAISAEHGRILQRIGAHHVVYPEHDAGARVAHLVSGRMLDFIELEDGFTIVKMRPPKETHGFTVGETEIKSKYGVTVIGVKQPGQPFEYASAETRIDAGDTLILSGDTALLEKFAARP, encoded by the coding sequence TTGGATAAGAAGTTCTCGCGTGGGAACGCTCCGCAGGTGGACCAGGGGGCGGACGCCAGCGTGCTGGTGATCGGCCTGGGCCGCTTCGGCGGTTCGCTCGCCGCCACCCTCGACGAGCTCGGACGCGACGTGCTCGCCGTCGAACGCGACCCGGCCCTGATCCGGGACTGGACCGGACGCATCCCGCTGGTGGAGGCGGACGCCTCCAATCCCGTCGCCCTCGAGCAGCTCGGGGTCCAGGACTTCCCCATCGCGGTGGTCGGGGTGGGGACCTCGCTGGAGGCGAGCGTGCTCATCACGGGCAACCTCGTCGACCTCGGCACGCCCTTGATCTGGGCGAAGGCCATCTCCGCCGAGCACGGGCGGATCCTGCAGCGCATCGGCGCCCACCACGTGGTCTATCCCGAGCACGACGCCGGCGCGCGGGTGGCGCACCTGGTCTCGGGGCGGATGCTCGACTTCATCGAGCTGGAGGACGGCTTCACGATCGTCAAGATGCGCCCGCCGAAGGAGACGCACGGGTTCACCGTGGGCGAGACGGAGATCAAGAGCAAGTACGGCGTGACGGTGATCGGGGTGAAGCAGCCCGGTCAACCGTTCGAGTACGCCTCGGCGGAGACCCGTATCGATGCCGGGGACACCCTGATCCTCTCCGGCGACACCGCCCTGCTCGAGAAGTTCGCGGCGCGGCCCTAG
- the proC gene encoding pyrroline-5-carboxylate reductase, producing MAERITLIGIGVMGEAILTSMLPTVDAGGVRVADGRPEHARARAEALGVQAADGNRDAVAGADVVILAVKPKDIGDVAAEIAPALQPGAVVVSVAAGISTAYLGSRLPAGTAVVRVMPNTPATIGAGVSVLSAGEHATDEHLDQVARLLAGTGAVHRVQETYQDAVTAISGSGPAYVFYLIDALAEAGVLGGLSRDLARELAVQTVAGAGAMAQQTGEHPVVLRERVSSPAGTTVAAIRELDERGVRAAVIAAAETVRLRSIEMGRELGD from the coding sequence ATGGCAGAACGCATCACCCTCATCGGCATCGGTGTGATGGGGGAGGCGATCCTGACCTCGATGCTGCCGACCGTGGACGCCGGCGGCGTTCGCGTGGCTGACGGCCGGCCCGAGCACGCCCGTGCCCGTGCCGAGGCTCTCGGGGTGCAGGCGGCCGACGGCAACCGTGACGCCGTCGCCGGCGCGGATGTGGTGATCCTCGCCGTCAAGCCCAAGGACATCGGTGACGTCGCCGCCGAGATCGCCCCCGCACTCCAGCCCGGCGCGGTGGTGGTGAGCGTCGCTGCCGGTATCTCGACGGCGTACCTCGGCTCCCGCCTGCCCGCCGGCACCGCGGTGGTGCGGGTGATGCCCAACACCCCGGCCACGATCGGCGCCGGCGTCAGCGTGCTGAGCGCCGGCGAGCACGCCACCGACGAGCACCTGGACCAGGTCGCCCGGCTGCTGGCCGGGACCGGTGCGGTCCACCGCGTGCAGGAGACCTACCAGGACGCCGTCACCGCGATCTCCGGTTCGGGTCCTGCCTACGTCTTCTATCTCATCGATGCCCTCGCCGAGGCCGGCGTGCTCGGGGGTCTCAGCCGCGACCTCGCCCGCGAGCTCGCGGTGCAGACCGTCGCCGGGGCCGGGGCGATGGCCCAGCAGACCGGCGAGCACCCGGTCGTGCTGCGCGAACGGGTCAGCTCACCGGCCGGGACGACCGTGGCGGCCATCCGTGAGCTCGACGAGCGGGGCGTGCGCGCCGCCGTGATCGCTGCCGCCGAGACCGTCCGGCTGCGCTCGATCGAGATGGGCCGCGAGCTGGGCGACTGA
- the radA gene encoding DNA repair protein RadA, translated as MKARTTFACSGCGAEYTKWYGRCQRCGAYATIEESSSAAASAGLRSTRTTRAPARPARRVHEIEADSRQERTSTGLRELDRVLGGGLVPGQVVLLAGEPGAGKSTLLLTAADAVASATGRPVLYVSGEESVQQLAARAHRIEATSEHLLLADSNELGEALGHLEAVEGDPALFIVDSVQAIASAEVDGRAGGVAQVMEVASTITRLAKSRNLPVFLVGQVTKESTLAGPRALEHIADTTLSLEGEKQTPLRLLRTIKNRFGPADEVACFEQTDGGIVEVPDPSSLFRSLRAAPVPGTCLSVTVEGRRPMIAEMQALVSPSTTPNPRRGVSGLDTSRVSMLIAITERLGGVRLGDKDVFAATVGGMRSSDPATDLAVCLAIASAAHELVLPLDVAAIGEVSLSGDIRRVGMMAQRLAEAGRLGYRRVLVPAGTASTLGPTPAGVELMEVAAIQDALRRLEGLQPAARVAQPTTMSQEPDRLTSIDPVEA; from the coding sequence ATGAAGGCACGAACCACGTTTGCGTGCTCGGGCTGCGGCGCCGAGTACACGAAGTGGTACGGCCGCTGCCAGCGATGCGGCGCCTACGCCACCATCGAGGAGAGCAGCTCGGCCGCCGCGAGCGCCGGCCTGCGATCCACCCGGACCACGCGTGCGCCGGCGCGGCCGGCGCGCCGCGTGCACGAGATCGAGGCGGACTCGCGCCAGGAGCGCACGTCCACCGGTCTGCGCGAGCTCGACCGGGTGCTGGGCGGCGGACTGGTGCCCGGTCAGGTGGTGCTGCTCGCCGGTGAGCCCGGGGCCGGCAAGTCCACGCTGCTGCTCACTGCCGCCGATGCGGTGGCCTCGGCCACCGGTCGCCCGGTCCTCTACGTCTCCGGCGAGGAGTCGGTCCAGCAGCTGGCCGCACGCGCCCACCGGATCGAGGCGACCAGCGAGCACCTGCTGCTCGCCGACAGCAACGAGCTGGGTGAGGCGCTCGGTCACCTGGAGGCGGTGGAGGGCGATCCGGCGCTGTTCATCGTCGACTCGGTGCAGGCCATCGCCTCCGCCGAGGTGGACGGCCGCGCCGGCGGAGTGGCCCAGGTCATGGAGGTCGCCTCCACGATCACCCGGCTGGCGAAGTCGCGGAACCTGCCCGTGTTCCTGGTGGGTCAGGTGACCAAGGAGTCCACGCTCGCCGGCCCCCGCGCGCTCGAGCACATCGCCGACACCACGCTCTCGCTGGAGGGCGAGAAGCAGACGCCGCTGCGGTTGCTGCGGACCATCAAGAACCGCTTCGGTCCCGCCGATGAGGTCGCCTGCTTCGAGCAGACCGACGGCGGGATCGTCGAGGTGCCCGATCCCAGCAGCCTGTTCCGCAGCCTCCGGGCCGCGCCGGTACCGGGCACGTGCCTGAGCGTGACGGTCGAGGGCCGGCGACCGATGATCGCCGAGATGCAGGCGCTGGTCTCACCCAGCACCACACCCAACCCGCGGCGCGGGGTGAGCGGGCTCGACACCTCCCGGGTCTCCATGCTGATCGCCATCACCGAGCGGCTCGGTGGGGTGCGCCTGGGCGACAAGGACGTCTTCGCCGCGACGGTCGGCGGGATGCGCTCGAGTGACCCGGCGACGGACCTGGCCGTCTGCCTCGCGATCGCCTCCGCCGCGCACGAGCTCGTCCTGCCACTGGACGTCGCGGCGATCGGTGAGGTCTCACTCTCCGGAGATATCCGCCGGGTGGGCATGATGGCGCAGCGCCTGGCCGAGGCGGGCCGGCTCGGGTACCGGCGGGTGCTCGTACCGGCGGGTACCGCGAGCACGCTGGGACCGACACCCGCCGGGGTGGAGCTGATGGAGGTCGCGGCGATCCAGGACGCACTGCGGCGTCTGGAAGGCCTGCAGCCCGCCGCGCGCGTCGCGCAGCCGACTACCATGAGCCAAGAGCCGGATCGGCTCACCTCGATCGATCCCGTCGAGGCGTGA
- the disA gene encoding DNA integrity scanning diadenylate cyclase DisA, producing MPASTLPPLLRETLRAVAPGTELRDGLERILRGRTGALIVLGYDETVAQICSGGFELDVPFSSTRLRELAKMDGAIVVDHRAGRILRAAVQMLPDASIETTESGTRHRTAERTAKQTGFPVISVSQSMRIVALYVGGQRYVLEDSDIILSRANQALATLERYKSRLDEVSGTLSALEIEDLVTVRDVAAVVQRLEMVRRISAEISDYVVELGTNGRLLSLQFDEMIGGVGPDLELVVRDYLDTRSARSLEDVLEALGNLDSTQLIDLTQLARILGLGGRQGESLDSALSPRGYRMLHRIPRLPMSVVNDLVGHFGSLQKMLAATTDDLEVVDSVGAQRARAVREGLSRQAESSLLERFA from the coding sequence GTGCCCGCTTCCACACTTCCACCGCTCCTGCGGGAGACGCTGCGCGCCGTCGCACCGGGGACCGAGCTGCGCGACGGTCTCGAGCGCATCCTGCGGGGCCGGACCGGTGCGTTGATCGTGCTCGGCTACGACGAGACGGTCGCGCAGATCTGCTCGGGTGGGTTCGAGCTGGACGTCCCGTTCTCCTCCACCCGGCTGCGCGAGCTCGCCAAGATGGACGGGGCGATCGTGGTCGACCACCGCGCCGGGCGGATCCTGCGCGCCGCCGTGCAGATGCTCCCCGACGCCTCCATCGAGACCACCGAGTCCGGCACCCGGCACCGCACGGCCGAGCGGACGGCGAAGCAGACAGGGTTCCCGGTGATCTCGGTGAGCCAGTCGATGCGCATCGTCGCCCTGTACGTGGGCGGGCAGCGGTACGTGCTGGAGGACTCCGACATCATCCTTTCCCGGGCGAACCAGGCACTGGCGACGCTGGAGCGGTACAAGTCCCGGCTCGACGAGGTCAGCGGGACGTTGTCGGCGCTGGAGATCGAGGACCTCGTCACGGTCCGCGACGTCGCCGCGGTGGTGCAGCGCCTGGAGATGGTGCGGCGCATCTCGGCGGAGATCTCCGACTACGTGGTCGAGCTCGGCACGAACGGCCGGCTGCTCTCGCTGCAGTTCGACGAGATGATCGGTGGCGTGGGGCCCGACCTCGAGCTGGTGGTGCGCGACTACCTCGACACGCGCAGCGCTCGTTCGCTGGAGGATGTGCTCGAGGCGCTCGGCAATCTGGACTCGACCCAGCTCATCGACCTCACCCAGCTCGCGCGCATCCTCGGCCTCGGCGGGCGCCAGGGCGAATCACTGGACTCCGCCCTCTCCCCCCGCGGCTATCGGATGCTGCACCGGATCCCGCGCCTGCCGATGAGCGTCGTCAACGACCTGGTCGGCCACTTCGGGTCGCTGCAGAAGATGCTGGCCGCCACCACCGACGATCTCGAGGTGGTCGACTCGGTCGGGGCCCAGCGAGCGCGGGCCGTGCGCGAGGGCCTGTCCCGGCAGGCCGAGTCCTCGCTGCTCGAACGCTTCGCCTGA
- a CDS encoding DUF5997 family protein, whose protein sequence is MGADQQRMKAITAAKKLGVYLPATPQEFQEGQFTRPELEQLERNPPDWLADLRRNGPHPRPVVAGRLGISISGLVRAGIEGALTTAEIDALRADPPQWLVTERTVQEDTRSQDERRRENEAARRSRPSPSSPPHP, encoded by the coding sequence ATGGGAGCCGATCAACAACGCATGAAGGCGATCACCGCCGCGAAGAAGCTCGGCGTGTACCTTCCGGCCACGCCGCAGGAGTTCCAGGAGGGTCAGTTCACCCGCCCGGAACTGGAACAGCTCGAACGCAACCCCCCGGACTGGCTGGCCGATCTGCGCCGGAACGGCCCGCACCCGCGCCCCGTCGTGGCCGGTCGCCTCGGCATCTCGATCTCCGGTCTCGTCCGCGCGGGCATCGAGGGTGCGCTCACCACGGCCGAGATCGACGCGCTCCGCGCGGACCCGCCGCAGTGGCTGGTGACCGAGCGGACGGTCCAGGAGGACACGCGGTCCCAGGACGAGCGCCGCCGCGAGAACGAAGCGGCTCGCCGATCGCGCCCCAGCCCGTCGTCTCCTCCCCACCCCTAG